Proteins from one Rosa chinensis cultivar Old Blush chromosome 7, RchiOBHm-V2, whole genome shotgun sequence genomic window:
- the LOC112178131 gene encoding transcription factor IIIA isoform X1, which yields MENRMMPAIFFNLDHVDDCHSSYRRKDHLTGHLFHHQGKLKCPIENCNREFAFQGNMNRHVSELHSEDCPSANDGCQKQHVCQEKGCLKVFRFASQLRKHEDSHVEWRHFVLSMKQFSNEQCLKAHIQSCHQHITCEICGTKQLKKNIKSHLRTHEEGGSMERIKCDYEGCLQTFTKKSNLRQHVKAVHLENKPFVCCFPGCGKRFAYKHVKDNHEKSGCHVHAHGDFEEADEKFRSRPRGGRKRQCPTVEMLVRKRVSLSKQSGQD from the exons ATGGAAAACCGTATGATGCCCgcaattttctttaattt AGACCATGTGGATGATTGTCATTCCAGCTACAGAAGAAAAGACCACTTGACTGGCCATCTATTTCATCACCAAGGAAAACTCAAGTGTCCAATTGAGAACTGCAATCGTGAATTTGCCTTCCAAGGTAACATGAATAGGCATGTCAGTGAACTTCATAGTGAGGATTGCCCTTCGGCCAATGATGGATGTCAGAAGCAGCATGTGTGCCAAGAAAAAGGTTGCTTAAAGGTATTCAGATTCGCTTCCCAGCTGCGGAAGCATGAGGATTCCCATG TAGAGTGGAGGCATTTTGTTCTGAGTATGAAACAATTTTCTAACGAGCAATGCCTTAAAGCTCATATTCAGTCCTGCCACCAACATATTACCTGCGAGATATGTGGGACCAAACAGCTGAAAAAGAATATCAAAAGTCATCTGCGCACACATGAAGAGGGAGGTTCAATGGAGAGAATTAAATGTGATTATGAGGGCTGTCTTCAGACGTTTACTAAA AAATCGAATCTCCGTCAACATGTGAAGGCTGTTCACCTTGAAAATAAACCATTTGTCTGTTGCTTTCCGGGTTGTGGCAAAAGATTTGCCTACAAGCATGTGAAAGACAACCATGAAAAGAGTGGATGCCATGTCCATGCACAC GGGGACTTTGAAGAGGCTGATGAAAAATTCCGGTCCAGGCCAAGGGGAGGGCGTAAGAGGCAGTGCCCCACTGTAGAGATGTTGGTTCGGAAAAGGGTGAGTCTTTCAAAACAATCGGGGCAGGACTGA
- the LOC112178131 gene encoding transcription factor IIIA isoform X2, producing the protein MNRHVSELHSEDCPSANDGCQKQHVCQEKGCLKVFRFASQLRKHEDSHVEWRHFVLSMKQFSNEQCLKAHIQSCHQHITCEICGTKQLKKNIKSHLRTHEEGGSMERIKCDYEGCLQTFTKKSNLRQHVKAVHLENKPFVCCFPGCGKRFAYKHVKDNHEKSGCHVHAHGDFEEADEKFRSRPRGGRKRQCPTVEMLVRKRVSLSKQSGQD; encoded by the exons ATGAATAGGCATGTCAGTGAACTTCATAGTGAGGATTGCCCTTCGGCCAATGATGGATGTCAGAAGCAGCATGTGTGCCAAGAAAAAGGTTGCTTAAAGGTATTCAGATTCGCTTCCCAGCTGCGGAAGCATGAGGATTCCCATG TAGAGTGGAGGCATTTTGTTCTGAGTATGAAACAATTTTCTAACGAGCAATGCCTTAAAGCTCATATTCAGTCCTGCCACCAACATATTACCTGCGAGATATGTGGGACCAAACAGCTGAAAAAGAATATCAAAAGTCATCTGCGCACACATGAAGAGGGAGGTTCAATGGAGAGAATTAAATGTGATTATGAGGGCTGTCTTCAGACGTTTACTAAA AAATCGAATCTCCGTCAACATGTGAAGGCTGTTCACCTTGAAAATAAACCATTTGTCTGTTGCTTTCCGGGTTGTGGCAAAAGATTTGCCTACAAGCATGTGAAAGACAACCATGAAAAGAGTGGATGCCATGTCCATGCACAC GGGGACTTTGAAGAGGCTGATGAAAAATTCCGGTCCAGGCCAAGGGGAGGGCGTAAGAGGCAGTGCCCCACTGTAGAGATGTTGGTTCGGAAAAGGGTGAGTCTTTCAAAACAATCGGGGCAGGACTGA
- the LOC112178132 gene encoding uncharacterized protein LOC112178132: protein MTAKPFGGADLQRHFRRIWVRERGFKIQDRPQNRFVISFDLKKDKNKVLKGGTWYFNKAPVILQDYDGLSPLQAIKMETLLFWVKITNIPPALEVKETIMNVASIVGSLEIDQKLFDITSKIRVHVAHEITRPFLLKKTLKLAPGVIEEISFFFENLIGRCHKCNLIFHENGTCLVATPHKPDSITAAPPRLDLVSPFTGFK from the coding sequence ATGACGGCAAAACCCTTTGGTGGAGCCGATCTGCAGAGACACTTCCGACGCATTTGGGTGCGGGAGAGAGGCTTCAAGATCCAGGACAGACCCCAGAATCGTTTTGTGATCTCCTTCGATCTTAAGAAGGACAAGAACAAGGTGCTGAAAGGAGGTACTTGGTATTTCAACAAAGCACCGGTGATATTGCAGGATTATGATGGGTTGTCGCCACTTCAGGCCATCAAGATGGAAACTTTGCTCTTCTGGGTAAAGATCACAAACATCCCACCTGCTTTGGAGGTCAAAGAAACCATTATGAACGTGGCATCCATTgtgggtagtttggaaattgaTCAAAAACTATTTGACATAACTAGCAAGATCCGAGTGCATGTTGCCCATGAGATCACAAGACCTTTCCTTCTCAAGAAGACTCTCAAGCTGGCTCCGGGTGTGATTGAagaaatttctttcttctttgaaaACCTAATTGGAAGATGCCACAAATGCAATCTCATCTTCCATGAGAATGGGACTTGCTTGGTTGCTACTCCACATAAACCTGATTCGATCACAGCTGCTCCTCCACGCTTGGATCTGGTGAGCCCTTTTACTGGCTTCAAGTAG
- the LOC112178133 gene encoding uncharacterized protein LOC112178133, with protein sequence MESSHENIEQRKSRRVWTSFEEESLLNVLDGIIVGGQCCDTESFKYGTLIKIENALNLLCPNSNMKASPHIESKLKKLKKDHRIIYDMMNKSGFAWNDIKKCIEVDSNEVWDTYLQAKGWRNKKYPLSDRLATIFGSDRATGNGVEVPADMMEEQSNNEDGIGLVNDTSPMSMSKDSTGQSQVSQKKRKRNYEDKLMLALDKLFEESGKRMQAVTDAKELKKMGLSVLDQIEALKIILDKPQNISVFMSLDDEVRKVYVKNLLAGTARGST encoded by the exons ATGGAAAGTAGTCATGAAAATATAGAGCAAAGGAAGTCAAGGCGTGTATGGACCAGCTTTGAAGAAGAATCTTTGTTGAATGTTCTTGACGGAATTATTGTTGGAGGACAATGCTGCGACACTGAAAGTTTCAAATATGGTACTTTAATCAAAATAGAGAATGCTTTAAATCTTTTATGTCCCAATTCCAATATGAAGGCAAGTCCACATATTGAGTCAAAGTTGAAGAAACTTAAGAAAGATCATAGAATAATCTATGACATGATGAACAAGAGTGGATTTGCATGGAATGATATCAAAAAGTGCATTGAAGTTGATAGTAATGAAGTATGGGATACGTATTTGCAG GCAAAGGGATGGAGAAACAAGAAGTATCCATTATCTGATAGACTAGCTACCATCTTTGGGAGTGACCGTGCTACTGGAAATGGGGTTGAGGTCCCTGCTGATATGATGGAGGAGCAGAGCAACAATGAAGATGGTATAGGCCTTGTGAATGACACAAGCCCCATGTCAATGAGCAAAGATAGCACGGGACAATCTCAGGTCAGtcaaaaaaagaggaaaagaaattaTGAAGATAAACTTATGCTTGCATTGGATAAATTATTTGAAGAATCTGGAAAAAGAATGCAAGCAGTGACTGATGCTAAGGAACTTAAGAAAATGGGACTTTCTGTTCTAGACCAAATTGAGGCATTGAAAATCATTTTAGATAAGCCCCAGAATATCTCTGTGTTCATGTCCTTAGATGATGAAGTGAGAAAAGTGTATGTCAAGAACTTGCTTGCGGGCACTGCTAGAGGATCTACCTAG
- the LOC112178760 gene encoding uncharacterized protein LOC112178760 — MQKLLRISPSGPILCTHVNKPPPRPSSSTLSSLARAFKNPTSQMHTASAFRGLAATVYNKPTSGNVPSSSSSRFSCTLCRCSFNKAPLRAWPLLKDAAFSGYRPAWLHSGSDGSFSVSAAAEASKGLEPEKSVDKGLEDAEAGKSSEEKVSKFSSSSSSSTRRQRTSGGGGSVVAGNPDLLAIPGVGPRNLRKLVEKGIGGVAELKQLYRDKFFGKSNERMVEYLQSSVGIIHKNHAESITSYIKDSVDEELKDDSSSSGGKSAQKKRLTFCVEGNISVGKSTFLKEIANTTLELQDLVEVVQEPIDKWQDIGPDHFNILNAFYAEPHRYAYTFQNYVFVTRVMQERESSGSIKPLRLMERSVFSDRMVFVRAVHEAKWMNEMEISIYDSWFDPVVSSLPGLIPDAFIYLRASPDTCHKRMMQRHRAEEGGVSLEYLRDLHEKHESWLFPSESGNHGVFSVSQVPLHMDTSLPPDIRDRVFYLEGKHMHSSIQKVPALVLDCEPNIDFKKDIEAKMQYARQVSEFFEFVKKKQDIPSAKGSEEAKKTCQPQILLPQNELWSPDKPFPQSALKSLDFRRAISMMSG; from the exons ATGCAGAAGCTGCTTCGCATAAGCCCATCAGGCCCCATTCTATGCACTCACGTTAACAAGCCTCCTCCTCGTCCTTCTTCTTCTACTCTCTCCTCTCTCGCTCGAGCTTTCAAGAACCCAACTTCCCAAATGCACACAGCTTCAGCCTTCCGCGGCCTCGCCGCCACCGTTTACAACAAACCCACTTCCGGCAAcgtcccctcctcctcctcctcccgcTTCAGCTGCACCCTCTGCCGTTGCTCCTTCAACAAGGCCCCGCTCCGGGCTTGGCCTCTGCTCAAAGACGCCGCCTTTTCTGGGTACCGGCCGGCGTGGCTTCACTCCGGCTCAGATGGGTCCTTTTCCGTTTCGGCCGCCGCGGAGGCTTCCAAGGGTTTGGAACCAGAGAAGAGTGTAGATAAGGGTTTGGAGGATGCAGAGGCCGGAAAGAGTTCCGAGGAGAAGGTGAGTAAGTTTAGTagcagtagtagtagtagtactagGAGGCAGAGGACTTCAGGTGGCGGCGGCTCAGTGGTGGCCGGAAATCCGGACTTATTGGCTATTCCGGGTGTGGGGCCAAGGAACTTGAGGAAGCTGGTGGAGAAGGGTATTGGTGGAGTTGCTGAGCTCAAGCAGTTGTATAGAGATAAG TTCTTTGGAAAATCTAATGAGAGGATGGTTGAGTACTTACAAAGTTCTGTAGGAATCATCCACAAAAACCATGCTGAGAGTATAACGAGTTATATTAAAGATAGTGTTGATGAGGAGTTGAAGGATGATAGTTCGAGCTCAGGAGGGAAGTCAGCCCAGAAGAAACGACTTACTTTCTGTGTTGAGGGAAATATCAGCGTGGGAAAGTCAACCTTTCTCAAGGAAATAGCAAACACTACGCTTGAGCTACAAGATCTTGTTGAGGTGGTTCAAGAACCTATTGACAAGTGGCAGGATATTGGACCTGACCATTTTAACATATTGAATGCTTTCTATGCTGAGCCACATCGGTATGCCTATACCTTCCAGAATTATGTTTTCGTTACAAGAGTGATGCAAGAGAGAGAGTCCTCTGGTAGTATCAAGCCCCTGAGGTTGATGGAAAGGAGTGTTTTCAGTGACAGGATG GTTTTCGTACGAGCTGTCCATGAAGCGAAGTGGATGAATGAGATGGAGATCAGCATATATGACTCCTGGTTTGACCCTGTTGTATCAAGCTTGCCTGGGCTTATTCCTGATGCTTTCATATATCTTAGAGCAAGTCCTGACACTTGTCACAAAAGAATGATGCAACGCCACAGAGCAGAAGAAGGTGGAGTGAGCCTAGAGTATCTCCGGGACTTGCATGAAAAGCATGAAAGTTGGCTTTTCCCCTCCGAAAGCGGCAATCATGGGGTATTTTCTGTCAGTCAGGTTCCTTTACATATGGATACCTCCTTACCTCCTGATATTAGAGACCGTGTGTTCTATTTGGAGGGTAAGCATATGCATTCAAGTATTCAAAAG GTTCCTGCTTTGGTTCTTGACTGTGAGCCAAACATTGATTTCAAGAAAGATATTGAAGCAAAGATGCA GTATGCACGTCAAGTATCAGAGTTTTTTGAATTTGTGAAGAAAAAGCAAGACATTCCATCTGCAAAAGGTAGTGAAGAAGCTAAGAAGACTTGCCAGCCACAAATATTGCTGCCTCAAAATGAATTATGGTCTCCTGATAAGCCTTTCCCTCAGTCAGCCCTCAAATCTTTGGACTTCCGACGAGCCATATCCATGATGTCTGGCTAG